Proteins encoded within one genomic window of bacterium:
- a CDS encoding metal-dependent hydrolase — translation MLLNGHKIVYFGHSAFLVISQKNKTILIDPWISNPVNNKKLESVVNEVDYILVTHAHSDHIGDAVEIARNYNSEIISNFEITNYLGSKGISKLSGMNIGGTLKRGEISFTMVEASHSSTILEGERSIPGGNPCGFIITLEDRFKIYHMGDTGLFGGLNYIAELYKPDLVMIPIGGHYTMGIEEAAYALKILKPSIIIPMHYRTFPVIDANPEKLIELLPSELKEGVKILNPGDLLE, via the coding sequence ATGCTTTTAAATGGTCATAAAATTGTATACTTTGGCCATTCAGCGTTCTTGGTGATTAGTCAGAAAAACAAAACCATCCTTATTGATCCTTGGATTTCAAATCCCGTAAACAACAAAAAACTGGAAAGTGTGGTTAATGAAGTGGATTATATTCTCGTGACTCATGCTCACAGTGATCACATCGGTGATGCGGTTGAAATTGCCAGAAATTACAATAGTGAAATCATTTCCAATTTTGAGATCACAAATTATCTTGGTTCAAAGGGCATAAGCAAACTCTCGGGTATGAACATTGGAGGGACTTTAAAGAGAGGCGAAATTTCCTTCACAATGGTTGAAGCATCGCACTCTTCAACAATCCTTGAGGGCGAAAGATCAATACCCGGTGGGAACCCCTGTGGCTTTATTATTACCCTTGAAGACCGTTTTAAAATCTACCACATGGGGGATACAGGATTATTCGGAGGTTTAAATTATATTGCAGAACTTTACAAGCCAGACCTGGTTATGATACCCATTGGGGGGCACTACACGATGGGCATTGAAGAGGCTGCTTACGCCCTAAAGATTTTAAAACCATCCATTATCATCCCAATGCACTACAGGACCTTTCCAGTCATAGATGCAAACCCTGAAAAACTTATAGAACTCCTGCCTTCAGAGCTTAAGGAAGGGGTGAAGATTCTAAACCCCGGGGATTTACTGGAGTGA